The Chloroflexia bacterium SDU3-3 genome includes the window CAAGGCGCGGCAATGGCGGATGATGGAGCAGCGATTGTACCGCAGGTGGGGGTTCTGCGCAATGGCGGCGGCTAGGGCTTCTGGGCCTATGCGTTCTTAATTCACGGCAGATTCTTTACCACGAAGGCGCGAAGGTCGGTATCGCTTTTTTCGCATCTTCGCGTCTTCGTGGGTAGTGCTTTCCATATGTTGATTGGTGTTTTGGTGGTAAAACGTTCTGCCGACCGAGACCGCATAGGCTCTTGCTAGGGCTGCGGCTCGGCCAGCTGGCTGCGGTAGGCCTCTAGCTCGGCCAGGCGCGCCTTGCTCATGCGCTGGAGCGACTTCTTCCAGTCGGCGCGGTAGCCCTTGAGCGTGCGCACCAGGATCTCGGCGATCGCCAGGTTGCGGTACCACTTGTCGTCGGCGGGGATGATGTACCAGGGGGCCTGCTTGGTCGAGCAGTGCTCGAGCGCGTCCTGGTAGGCCTCGGTGTAGTCATCCCAGTACTCGCGCTCTTTCCAGTCGCCCGCCGAGAGCTTCCAGGCCTTCTCCACATCCTGCTCGCGGGCCAGCAGCCGCTGCTCCTGCTCTTCCTTGCTGATGTGCAGGAAGCACTTGATCACGATCGTGTCGTTGGCGGCCAGCATGTGCTCGAAGGCGTTGATCTGCTCGTAGCGCTGCTGCCAGGCCTTTTTGCCCACCAGCTTGTGCACGCGCACCACCAGCACATCCTCGTAGTGCGAGCGGTTGAACACCGCGATCATGCCCTTGCGCGGGGCGACCTTGTGGGCGCGCCAGAGGAAGTCGTGGCTCTGCTCCTCCTCGCTGGGCACCTTGAACGACTCGACGCGGCAGCCCTGCGG containing:
- a CDS encoding polyphosphate kinase 2 family protein, whose product is MKYAHDVEPGQRVKLAKIPTKPPQDLTREQGEALFAQLSEELGKLQEELYAAAQHSVLIVLQGMDTSGKDGAIRKVFDAVNPQGCRVESFKVPSEEEQSHDFLWRAHKVAPRKGMIAVFNRSHYEDVLVVRVHKLVGKKAWQQRYEQINAFEHMLAANDTIVIKCFLHISKEEQEQRLLAREQDVEKAWKLSAGDWKEREYWDDYTEAYQDALEHCSTKQAPWYIIPADDKWYRNLAIAEILVRTLKGYRADWKKSLQRMSKARLAELEAYRSQLAEPQP